From the Selenomonas timonae genome, one window contains:
- a CDS encoding LysM peptidoglycan-binding domain-containing protein, with protein sequence MKRIGLVLSVFALIWMGVSALHLTNPYLRSSDFIEVSVMRGENVWSIARKYATKETMAEELEEAIIEVNGLAPDGSVAAGRRLQIPVLEPAEQLQAMAEHKSLDTVARAPYNDVTD encoded by the coding sequence ATGAAACGCATCGGTCTTGTTCTCAGTGTATTTGCTCTCATCTGGATGGGCGTCTCCGCCCTTCACCTGACGAATCCATATCTGCGCTCGTCTGATTTCATCGAGGTGTCTGTCATGCGCGGCGAGAACGTCTGGTCAATCGCGCGCAAGTATGCGACGAAGGAGACGATGGCAGAGGAGCTCGAGGAGGCCATCATCGAGGTGAACGGCCTTGCGCCGGATGGTTCTGTTGCTGCGGGACGTCGTCTGCAGATTCCCGTGCTGGAACCCGCAGAGCAGTTGCAGGCGATGGCAGAGCACAAATCCCTTGACACAGTCGCCCGTGCGCCTTATAATGACGTTACCGATTAG
- the trxA gene encoding thioredoxin codes for MSFIELTSETFDAEVLQADQLVIVDFWATWCTPCRMLTPILEELGTEHPEIKICKLNVDDAQDLAEKYGVMTLPTLLFFKNGEMIEECIGLVSKDRLLSLLSN; via the coding sequence ATGAGCTTTATCGAACTCACAAGTGAAACATTTGATGCCGAGGTGCTGCAGGCAGATCAGCTTGTCATCGTCGACTTTTGGGCGACGTGGTGTACGCCTTGTCGCATGCTCACGCCTATTCTTGAGGAGCTGGGCACAGAACATCCGGAGATCAAGATCTGCAAGCTCAATGTGGACGACGCGCAGGATCTTGCTGAGAAATATGGCGTGATGACCCTCCCCACCCTTCTCTTTTTCAAGAACGGGGAGATGATTGAAGAGTGCATCGGGCTCGTCTCGAAGGATCGACTGCTGTCTCTGCTGTCAAATTAA
- a CDS encoding pyridoxamine kinase: MARQKRIALINDITGFGRCSVTVQLPLISAMRVQACPLPTAILSVHTGFPNHYLDDYTERMHPYMENWAANELDFDAILTGFLGSEAQIDLVLDCIRMFKADDTRVIVDPVMGDNGKLYSSYTPSLCEKMRQLLPYADVVTPNLTEACQLLRADYPSDGIVSENVLAEMAAAIAAMGPRSVVITGLHAGDYVRTYLYENGVGRSFDNPKIGRDRSGAGDAFAAIVAAALVRGIPLEEGARRAAEFIGHCLDYAEQLDLPWNYGLPFEEFMGELTAL, encoded by the coding sequence ATGGCGCGGCAGAAACGAATCGCCCTCATCAACGACATCACGGGATTCGGGCGCTGCTCGGTGACGGTACAGCTGCCGCTGATCTCCGCGATGCGCGTACAGGCATGCCCGCTGCCGACGGCGATTCTCTCGGTGCATACGGGCTTTCCGAATCACTACCTCGACGACTATACGGAGCGCATGCACCCCTACATGGAGAATTGGGCGGCGAATGAGCTCGACTTCGACGCGATCCTGACGGGCTTCCTTGGCTCGGAGGCGCAGATCGACCTTGTGCTTGACTGCATTCGCATGTTCAAGGCAGATGATACGCGGGTGATCGTTGATCCTGTGATGGGGGACAATGGGAAGCTCTACTCCTCCTATACGCCCTCGCTCTGTGAGAAGATGCGCCAGCTGCTCCCCTATGCGGACGTTGTGACGCCGAACCTCACGGAGGCGTGTCAGCTGCTCAGGGCGGACTATCCCTCTGACGGTATTGTGTCGGAGAACGTGCTCGCAGAGATGGCGGCGGCAATCGCGGCGATGGGGCCACGCTCTGTTGTGATTACGGGGCTACATGCGGGCGACTATGTGCGCACCTATCTCTACGAGAATGGCGTCGGTCGCTCCTTCGACAATCCGAAGATTGGGCGTGACCGTTCGGGGGCGGGCGATGCCTTTGCGGCAATCGTTGCAGCGGCGCTCGTGCGCGGCATTCCGCTCGAGGAGGGGGCACGGCGCGCGGCGGAGTTCATCGGACACTGCCTCGACTACGCAGAGCAGCTCGATCTGCCGTGGAACTACGGGCTGCCCTTCGAGGAGTTTATGGGAGAGCTGACGGCACTATAA
- the rpmI gene encoding 50S ribosomal protein L35, producing MPKIKTRRAAAKRFSVTGSGEFRRNKAYKRHILEKKTPKRKRNLRKAALADTSDYKRIRKMLPYA from the coding sequence ATGCCGAAGATTAAAACGCGCCGCGCAGCAGCAAAGCGCTTCAGCGTGACAGGGAGCGGAGAGTTCCGCCGCAACAAGGCGTACAAGAGACATATTCTGGAGAAGAAGACGCCGAAGCGCAAGCGCAACCTGCGCAAGGCTGCTCTCGCTGATACGTCGGACTACAAGCGCATCCGCAAGATGCTCCCCTACGCATAA
- the infC gene encoding translation initiation factor IF-3, protein MRINEEIHIREVRVTSAEGEQLGIMLTRDALRMAEEQHLDLVEVAPKAKPPVCRIMDFGKFRYEQQKREKEAKKKQKTISIKEVKLRPNIDEHDFNVKLKNALRFVEEGNKVKVTIMFRGRELSHPELGRAVLDRVAERMTELVTIERGAKLEGKNMTMILSPKVQKPAKAAKPAKEDKGGNGDAED, encoded by the coding sequence TTGCGAATCAATGAGGAAATCCATATCCGTGAGGTGCGTGTCACCAGCGCGGAGGGAGAACAGCTTGGCATCATGCTGACGCGTGACGCCCTTCGCATGGCGGAGGAGCAGCATCTCGACCTGGTCGAGGTTGCGCCGAAGGCAAAGCCGCCCGTCTGCCGCATCATGGACTTTGGTAAGTTCCGCTATGAGCAGCAGAAACGCGAGAAAGAAGCGAAGAAGAAGCAGAAGACCATCAGCATCAAAGAGGTCAAGCTTCGTCCGAACATCGACGAGCACGACTTCAACGTCAAGCTGAAGAATGCGCTCCGCTTCGTCGAAGAGGGCAACAAGGTCAAGGTTACGATTATGTTCCGCGGCAGAGAGCTTTCTCATCCGGAACTCGGACGTGCGGTTCTCGACCGCGTTGCCGAGCGGATGACCGAGCTTGTGACCATTGAGCGCGGTGCGAAGCTGGAGGGGAAGAATATGACGATGATCCTGTCCCCGAAGGTGCAGAAGCCCGCGAAGGCGGCCAAACCCGCGAAGGAAGATAAAGGAGGAAATGGCGATGCCGAAGATTAA
- a CDS encoding TatD family nuclease-associated radical SAM protein — translation MIVYATHAGGRYLPIEESLREQPEGKRAVYVNITNDCNCDCVFCLRSMKEMARESSLWIEQDPSVKEIIAELDRLPWEYVREVVCCGFGEPLIRLDTVLAVLRHVKEHHPEVATRVNTNGLGELEHGFEFAERFAGLLDTISISLNASNAERYLSLTRSKFGISSYEAMLTFAEHCKPYVPNVVLTVVEKVENEEEIARCRAICAERGLTLRVRVYEDS, via the coding sequence ATGATTGTATATGCGACACACGCGGGCGGGCGCTACCTCCCCATCGAGGAGAGTCTGCGCGAGCAGCCGGAGGGAAAGCGCGCCGTCTATGTCAACATCACGAATGACTGCAACTGCGACTGCGTCTTCTGTCTGCGCAGCATGAAGGAGATGGCGCGGGAGTCCTCCCTCTGGATCGAGCAGGATCCGTCTGTGAAGGAGATCATTGCAGAGCTCGACCGTCTGCCGTGGGAATACGTGCGTGAGGTGGTCTGCTGCGGCTTCGGCGAGCCGCTCATTCGTCTGGATACGGTACTCGCCGTTCTGCGTCATGTGAAGGAACACCATCCCGAGGTTGCGACGCGCGTCAATACGAATGGTCTCGGGGAACTTGAGCACGGCTTTGAATTTGCCGAACGCTTTGCGGGGCTGCTCGATACGATCTCCATCAGTCTGAACGCCTCGAATGCAGAGCGCTATCTCTCACTCACGCGCTCGAAATTTGGCATCTCCTCCTATGAGGCAATGCTGACCTTTGCCGAGCACTGCAAGCCCTACGTGCCGAACGTCGTACTCACCGTGGTGGAGAAGGTGGAGAACGAGGAGGAGATTGCGCGCTGTCGTGCGATCTGCGCGGAGCGCGGACTGACCCTGCGTGTGCGTGTGTACGAGGACAGCTGA
- the rplT gene encoding 50S ribosomal protein L20: MPRVKSGVTAHRRHKKILKLAKGYRGSRSKQFKKANETVMKALYYARRDRRAKKGTFRRLWIARINAAARANGISYSRLMAGLTNAGVEVNRKMLADLAIADAAAFTQLVNVAKENQ; this comes from the coding sequence ATGCCAAGAGTTAAAAGCGGTGTCACAGCACATCGTCGTCATAAGAAGATCCTGAAGCTCGCAAAGGGCTATCGCGGCTCGCGCAGCAAGCAGTTCAAGAAGGCAAATGAGACCGTCATGAAGGCGCTCTACTATGCGCGCCGTGACCGTCGTGCGAAGAAGGGGACGTTCCGCCGTCTCTGGATCGCCCGTATCAACGCGGCTGCCCGCGCCAACGGTATTTCGTACAGCCGCCTGATGGCAGGTCTGACGAATGCCGGCGTCGAGGTCAACCGTAAGATGCTTGCCGACCTCGCCATTGCCGATGCGGCTGCCTTCACGCAGCTCGTCAATGTGGCGAAGGAGAACCAGTAA
- a CDS encoding TrmH family RNA methyltransferase, with translation MQRFIRLFFAMKNIQIITSAANPIIRLTSAVVHTQRRAAKEGLFTVEGLRLAEMAAVSDWQIRHALVTERGLTGERMRALVEQLIKRGTPAALVTENIFATLAETDSPQGILLLVERRKTQNLADLPQGRDGEEPPLYIALDRVQDPGNVGTILRTADAVGVTGVILLRGSADIYSGKVVRATMGSLFHVPFVTGVTAAELAGFAQKEGLQFLVTSCDAGAETHFSADFRRGSIIVFGNEANGVSEEILIASQHIYIPMRGAAESLNVSTAVTAVLYEALRQRLT, from the coding sequence ATGCAACGATTCATCAGGCTCTTTTTTGCGATGAAGAACATACAGATAATTACAAGTGCGGCAAATCCCATCATACGCCTCACATCAGCCGTCGTGCATACGCAGCGCCGCGCGGCAAAAGAGGGACTCTTTACAGTCGAGGGGCTGCGTCTCGCCGAGATGGCGGCGGTATCCGACTGGCAGATTCGTCACGCGCTCGTGACAGAGCGTGGACTCACCGGGGAGCGCATGCGAGCACTTGTGGAGCAGCTGATTAAACGAGGGACGCCCGCCGCGCTTGTCACGGAAAATATCTTTGCAACGCTTGCCGAGACGGATAGTCCGCAGGGTATTCTCCTACTTGTGGAGCGTCGTAAGACACAGAATTTGGCTGATCTGCCGCAGGGCAGAGATGGGGAAGAGCCGCCGCTCTACATCGCGCTTGACCGTGTGCAGGATCCGGGCAACGTCGGGACGATCCTGCGAACGGCGGACGCTGTGGGCGTGACAGGTGTTATCCTCCTGCGCGGCTCGGCAGACATATACAGCGGCAAGGTTGTCCGCGCGACAATGGGATCGCTCTTTCACGTTCCCTTCGTCACGGGAGTGACAGCGGCGGAGCTCGCGGGCTTCGCGCAGAAGGAGGGGCTGCAATTCCTTGTGACCTCGTGCGATGCGGGTGCGGAGACACATTTTTCCGCAGATTTTCGGCGCGGCAGCATTATTGTCTTCGGCAATGAGGCGAACGGTGTATCGGAGGAGATTCTGATTGCCTCGCAGCATATCTACATTCCAATGCGCGGCGCTGCCGAGTCCCTCAATGTATCTACGGCAGTAACTGCCGTTCTATATGAGGCGCTGCGTCAGCGACTTACATAA
- the thiT gene encoding energy-coupled thiamine transporter ThiT, with translation MDTLIKNAAELLAQPTSLFTLLAVLVFIFGYLQMRRIRFTTSMLINVALMLALTIVLHQLRIFHMPQGGSVTLGAMVPLLFLTYRYGAGIGCLAGFVYGMINLMQDAFIVHPLQVLFDYPLPYMALAIAAAVPGRIYLGAALAFTARFLCHYISGVVFFGSYAPPDTSPYLYSLVFNATYLVPEAVICLLLLRILPVPRLLAAMDQRTPLYGAKPL, from the coding sequence ATGGACACACTCATCAAGAACGCGGCAGAGCTGCTGGCGCAGCCGACCAGTCTCTTCACACTGCTCGCGGTACTCGTCTTCATCTTCGGCTATCTGCAGATGCGCCGCATCCGTTTCACGACAAGCATGCTCATCAATGTCGCGCTCATGCTGGCGCTGACGATCGTGCTCCATCAGCTGCGCATATTCCATATGCCGCAGGGCGGCAGTGTCACACTCGGTGCGATGGTGCCGCTGCTCTTCCTCACCTATCGGTATGGCGCAGGCATCGGCTGTCTGGCGGGGTTCGTCTACGGCATGATAAATCTCATGCAGGACGCCTTTATCGTGCATCCCCTGCAAGTGCTCTTCGACTATCCCCTGCCCTATATGGCGCTGGCGATTGCCGCCGCTGTGCCGGGGCGCATCTATCTGGGCGCGGCGCTCGCCTTTACGGCGCGGTTCCTCTGTCACTATATCTCGGGCGTGGTCTTCTTCGGCTCGTATGCGCCGCCCGATACGTCCCCCTATCTCTACTCTCTGGTCTTCAATGCGACCTACCTCGTGCCCGAGGCTGTCATATGCCTCCTGCTCCTGCGGATCCTGCCCGTTCCGCGCCTCCTTGCAGCGATGGATCAGCGCACGCCGCTCTATGGGGCAAAGCCTTTGTAA
- a CDS encoding sensor domain-containing protein, which produces MSGKKRIALSPVLKQHKFIFDLMKNTSSDYTFMMDPNAGTFLAAPAFVQAYDLPAETLENIAEVLSPLVYMQDRKPLAALFSSLDDLSDGRERQLDFRMRDAKGDYSWLRLKGKIGTSVDGTPNLFVGTISQLARRNSADAVTGLLNRYQFTVDLGAALREARETGGGGGLLVMGIDNFRTVNEAFNHEIGDIILRQISERILQNIPRKLSLYRLDGDEFGLIYPGADADMLTEFFIRVQREFAHPQVYDGRQYIVTVSAGMVFYPQSARDPLVLHKYAQAALDAAKSGGKNRINEFSKEVYNRWLRSLTIQEQILQDVKAGCRNFELYFQPQVAGDDQHIVGAETLLRWKNSKGRMVAPMEFIRILEETKTIVPVGRWIFEQALRVCKEWRQRIPDFHMSVNMSYEQIKDLSFLEFVEDCLRRHDMPADAVVLELTESRIVSDLKFVNAQFDAFRRRGIKVAMDDFGTGYSSLSSLKNLNCDIVKIDRAFVMRILENHFDQKLVEYTVDLCHSIGMTTCIEGVETQEEYDCLVKICKTDTIQGYLFGRPEPQDVFEKKFLGM; this is translated from the coding sequence ATGAGCGGAAAGAAGAGAATCGCGCTGAGCCCCGTGCTCAAACAGCATAAGTTCATCTTTGATCTGATGAAGAACACGTCCTCTGATTATACCTTTATGATGGATCCAAACGCCGGCACTTTTCTTGCGGCGCCGGCATTTGTTCAGGCGTATGACCTCCCCGCAGAGACTCTGGAGAACATTGCGGAGGTGCTGAGTCCGCTCGTCTATATGCAGGATCGCAAGCCTCTCGCGGCGCTCTTTTCCTCATTGGACGATCTCTCGGACGGGCGCGAGCGCCAGCTCGACTTCCGCATGCGGGATGCAAAGGGCGATTATTCGTGGCTGCGGCTCAAGGGAAAGATCGGCACTTCCGTGGATGGAACGCCGAATCTCTTCGTTGGGACGATCAGCCAGCTCGCACGGCGCAACTCGGCAGACGCCGTTACGGGGCTGCTCAACCGCTACCAGTTCACTGTGGATCTTGGAGCGGCGCTGCGTGAGGCACGAGAGACAGGAGGGGGCGGCGGCCTCCTCGTCATGGGGATCGACAACTTCCGCACGGTCAACGAGGCATTCAACCACGAGATCGGCGATATCATCCTGCGCCAAATCTCGGAGCGTATCCTTCAGAATATCCCGCGCAAGCTCTCCCTCTACCGCCTCGATGGCGATGAGTTCGGGCTCATCTATCCGGGTGCCGATGCGGATATGCTGACAGAGTTCTTCATCCGCGTACAGCGCGAATTCGCCCATCCGCAGGTCTACGATGGGCGTCAGTACATCGTTACCGTCTCGGCGGGCATGGTCTTCTACCCGCAGTCGGCGCGCGATCCGCTCGTCCTGCACAAATACGCACAGGCGGCACTCGATGCGGCAAAATCGGGCGGAAAGAACCGCATCAATGAGTTCTCGAAGGAAGTATACAACCGCTGGCTGCGTTCGCTGACAATACAGGAGCAGATCCTGCAGGACGTGAAGGCGGGCTGCCGCAATTTCGAGCTCTACTTCCAGCCGCAGGTGGCGGGTGACGATCAACACATTGTCGGTGCAGAGACCCTGCTCCGCTGGAAGAATAGCAAGGGTCGCATGGTCGCACCGATGGAGTTCATTCGCATTCTCGAGGAGACGAAGACGATTGTGCCTGTCGGCCGCTGGATCTTCGAGCAGGCGCTGCGCGTCTGCAAGGAGTGGCGTCAGCGCATTCCCGATTTCCACATGAGCGTAAACATGAGCTACGAACAGATCAAGGATCTCTCCTTCCTCGAGTTCGTGGAGGACTGCCTGCGCCGTCACGATATGCCCGCAGATGCCGTCGTCCTCGAGCTCACGGAGAGCAGGATCGTCAGCGATCTGAAGTTCGTCAACGCGCAGTTCGATGCATTCCGCAGACGCGGGATCAAGGTTGCGATGGACGACTTCGGCACGGGCTATTCTTCGCTTTCCTCGCTCAAGAATCTGAACTGCGACATCGTGAAGATCGACCGTGCCTTCGTCATGCGCATCCTCGAGAACCACTTCGATCAGAAGCTCGTCGAGTATACGGTGGATCTCTGCCACAGCATCGGCATGACGACCTGCATCGAGGGCGTGGAGACGCAGGAGGAGTACGACTGCCTCGTAAAGATCTGCAAGACGGACACGATTCAGGGCTACCTCTTCGGGCGCCCCGAGCCGCAGGATGTATTTGAAAAGAAGTTTTTGGGTATGTAA
- the thrS gene encoding threonine--tRNA ligase — protein MIKLTLPDGSIREAEAGTTLLDVVKGMSNSLAKKALAASLDGKTVDLTTPVTHDAAFQVLTFEDAGGRHALRHTASHIMAQAVKRLYPESNVQLAIGPAIENGFYYDFDLDRQLTDADLRDIEKEMKKIVKENLKLERREIPRNEAIEYFRAKGENYKVELIEDLPEDETITTYTQGEFTDLCAGPHVMSTGKVKAFKLQSIAGAYWRGSEKNKMLQRIYGTAFDKQEDLDAYLNMLEEAAKRDHRKLGRELDLFSLHEEGPGFPFFHPNGMLLRNAILEYWREVHRRYGYQEISTPVILSRKLWETSGHWFHYRENMYTTEIDEEDYAIKPMNCPGCMLVYRSQLHSYRDLPLRLAELGLVHRHELSGALHGLFRVRNFTQDDAHLFVTPDQIEGEIQHTIDLFDEVYRTYGLSYKAELSTRPEDSMGSDEMWELATDGLRKALENRGLDFVINEGDGAFYGPKIDFHLRDSIGRTWQCGTIQLDMSLPEKFDLTYIGEDGEKHRPVMLHRVVYGSIERFIGILIENYAGAFPVWMAPVQVRILPITERHAAYAERLRKEMFDLGFRVEVDDRNEKTGYKIRESQVKKTPYTLVIGDQEQENHTVALRKYGEKDSTVMSVEDFITLVQEKIATRAQEY, from the coding sequence ATGATAAAGCTGACACTGCCGGATGGCTCCATACGTGAGGCAGAGGCAGGGACAACGCTGCTGGACGTTGTCAAGGGAATGAGCAACTCACTTGCAAAGAAGGCGCTTGCGGCAAGCCTCGACGGCAAGACCGTCGACCTGACGACACCTGTGACGCATGATGCTGCGTTTCAGGTGTTGACCTTTGAGGATGCGGGAGGGCGTCATGCGCTGCGTCATACGGCTTCGCATATCATGGCACAGGCGGTGAAGCGTCTCTATCCCGAAAGCAATGTGCAGCTTGCCATCGGTCCTGCCATCGAGAACGGCTTCTACTATGACTTCGATCTGGATCGCCAGCTGACGGATGCCGACCTGCGCGACATCGAAAAGGAAATGAAGAAGATCGTCAAGGAGAATCTGAAGCTCGAGCGCCGCGAGATTCCGCGCAATGAGGCGATCGAATATTTCCGCGCAAAGGGCGAGAACTACAAGGTCGAGCTGATCGAGGATCTGCCGGAGGACGAGACGATCACCACCTATACGCAGGGCGAGTTCACGGATCTCTGCGCGGGGCCGCACGTCATGTCCACGGGCAAGGTCAAGGCGTTCAAGCTGCAGAGCATCGCCGGGGCATACTGGCGCGGCAGTGAGAAGAACAAGATGCTGCAGCGCATCTATGGAACTGCGTTCGACAAGCAGGAGGATCTGGACGCCTACCTCAACATGCTTGAGGAGGCAGCGAAGCGCGACCACCGCAAGCTCGGCAGGGAACTCGATCTTTTCAGCCTGCACGAGGAGGGACCGGGCTTCCCGTTCTTCCATCCGAACGGCATGCTCCTGCGCAACGCGATTCTCGAGTATTGGCGCGAGGTGCACCGCCGCTACGGTTATCAGGAGATCAGCACTCCTGTCATCCTGAGCCGCAAGCTATGGGAGACGTCGGGGCACTGGTTCCACTACCGTGAGAATATGTATACGACCGAGATCGACGAAGAGGACTATGCAATCAAGCCGATGAACTGCCCCGGCTGCATGCTCGTCTATCGCTCGCAGCTGCACAGCTACCGCGATCTGCCGCTGCGCCTCGCCGAACTCGGGCTCGTACACCGTCACGAGCTGTCGGGAGCCCTGCACGGGCTCTTCCGTGTGCGCAACTTCACGCAGGATGACGCGCATCTCTTCGTTACGCCCGATCAGATCGAGGGCGAGATTCAGCATACGATCGACCTCTTCGACGAGGTCTACCGCACATATGGGCTCTCGTACAAGGCGGAGCTGTCGACGCGTCCCGAGGACTCGATGGGCTCGGATGAGATGTGGGAGCTTGCAACAGACGGTCTGCGCAAGGCACTCGAAAACCGCGGTCTCGACTTTGTCATCAACGAGGGCGACGGCGCGTTCTACGGGCCGAAGATCGACTTCCACCTGCGTGACTCGATTGGACGCACATGGCAGTGTGGTACGATCCAGCTGGACATGAGCCTGCCCGAGAAGTTCGACCTGACCTACATCGGTGAGGACGGGGAGAAGCATCGCCCCGTCATGTTGCACCGCGTCGTCTACGGCTCGATCGAGCGCTTCATCGGCATCCTGATCGAGAACTATGCGGGCGCATTCCCCGTGTGGATGGCGCCCGTACAGGTGCGCATCCTGCCGATCACGGAGCGCCATGCGGCGTATGCCGAGCGTCTGCGCAAGGAAATGTTCGACCTCGGCTTCCGCGTTGAGGTGGATGACCGCAACGAGAAGACGGGCTACAAGATCCGCGAGAGTCAGGTCAAGAAGACCCCGTACACGCTCGTCATCGGCGACCAGGAGCAGGAGAATCATACGGTTGCCCTGCGCAAGTATGGCGAGAAGGACAGCACAGTCATGTCGGTCGAGGACTTCATCACGCTTGTGCAGGAAAAAATTGCGACGCGCGCGCAGGAGTATTGA
- the queF gene encoding preQ(1) synthase: MARVKTEEGLSLLGEQRTDYGYDYAPEALETFQNKHTDHDYWVRFNCPEFTTLCPITGQPDYGTIYISYMPAERMVESKSLKLYLVSFRNHGDFHEDVVNVIMRDLIRLMEPKYIEVQGKFLPRGGISIDPYANYGLPGTKYEELAWERLSMHDRVPERVDNR, encoded by the coding sequence ATGGCAAGAGTAAAGACGGAGGAAGGGCTGAGCCTCCTCGGGGAGCAGCGCACGGACTACGGTTACGACTATGCGCCCGAGGCGCTTGAGACCTTTCAGAACAAGCATACGGATCACGATTACTGGGTGCGGTTCAACTGCCCCGAGTTCACGACGCTCTGCCCGATCACGGGACAGCCGGACTATGGGACGATCTACATCTCCTATATGCCCGCAGAGCGCATGGTCGAGAGCAAATCGCTGAAGCTCTACCTCGTGAGCTTCCGCAACCACGGGGATTTTCACGAGGATGTGGTGAACGTCATCATGCGTGACCTCATCCGCCTCATGGAGCCGAAATACATCGAGGTGCAGGGGAAATTCCTGCCACGCGGCGGCATCTCGATCGACCCCTACGCGAACTACGGTCTGCCGGGCACGAAGTACGAGGAGCTGGCGTGGGAGCGCCTCTCCATGCACGACCGCGTGCCCGAGCGGGTGGACAACCGCTGA